In one Euleptes europaea isolate rEulEur1 chromosome 12, rEulEur1.hap1, whole genome shotgun sequence genomic region, the following are encoded:
- the KCTD14 gene encoding BTB/POZ domain-containing protein KCTD14, translating to MTMSAEAKHNGSNLQSSQIVALNVGGETFTTTLSTLQKHPRSKLAEMFASGQPKPQTDSEGRYFIDRPGTYFKYILEYLRSNQVPTQCVQDVYKEALFYGIEPLIKELDDSPQIFGEQVARKQFLAQVPHYMENIELMIRIARVEAMASRQSGIMVCVVKTEEDVAKSQDVLNSLDTEKKPVVKFGPWKASPSISDLLDCIKMDVEAKGYRISFQVYASEKGFRFKSIDYFYKFLFTWW from the coding sequence TCGCAAATCGTTGCGTTAAACGTCGGCGGGGAGACGTTCACGACCACTTTGAGCACTTTGCAAAAACATCCTCGATCCAAGCTGGCCGAGATGTTTGCCTCCGGACAGCCAAAGCCACAAACGGACTCCGAAGGGAGGTACTTCATAGATCGTCCCGGGACTTATTTTAAGTACATTCTAGAATACCTGCGCAGCAACCAGGTGCCCACGCAGTGCGTCCAGGATGTCTACAAGGAAGCCTTGTTTTATGGCATCGAGCCTTTGATCAAAGAGTTGGACGACTCCCCGCAGATCTTCGGCGAGCAGGTAGCCAGAAAACAGTTCCTCGCCCAAGTACCCCACTACATGGAGAATATAGAACTCATGATCCGCATTGCTCGGGTTGAGGCGATGGCTTCGCGCCAGTCCGGCATCATGGTGTGCGTGGTGAAGACTGAGGAAGACGTTGCCAAGTCCCAAGATGTCCTCAACAGCCTGGACACGGAAAAGAAGCCGGTGGTCAAGTTTGGCCCCTGGAAGGCCTCACCAAGCATTTCCGACTTACTGGACTGCATAAAAATGGACGTGGAAGCCAAAGGTTATAGGATCTCCTTCCAGGTCTACGCGTCGGAGAAAGGCTTCCGCTTCAAATCCATTGATTACTTCTATAAATTTTTATTCACTTGGTGGTAA